The Fusarium oxysporum f. sp. lycopersici 4287 chromosome 6, whole genome shotgun sequence DNA segment CCTTCGTGCACACCAAAAGTCAGCTACCGACCCAGCTGCCCAACTTTACTCCGCCCTGCCTGGCCCAGTTCTTGAGGCACTGAACGTGTTCCAATGTATCCGAGCCCATCGAAAGCCTCTGAGACGTCAACGTCAGCTTCGCTAGGCTAAATTGCCTCTCAAAATCGCTTGCCATCACTGGAATAGCAAAGATATCCGGGGCATTGCTGCTCAGTGAAGGAAACGAAGCCCTGTGGCTCGAGACGGAGGTACCTTTCGAGCTCGCCGACACTACCGCTCGTCGCAAACGCTTTATTCGTCTTGCTGTTAATCCATTGAGTGTACTGATCATCCTCTTGGCCCATCGTTCTTAATGCTGCGTCGTACTTTATTGTTTCTTCACACAGTCCCAGGTTTGCGTCGTACCAATAGGTGAAGTAATCCTTAATTCCAACCTTGGCATTACGAGCCCAAGCGATTGGTTTCTCAGAGATCCAAGTGGCCTCTAACCAGTTGAACTCGAACCTCGGATGCAGAATGGTCGCTGTCGCAAATAAGGGAGAATCTCTGAGTTTGTCATAATAAGcattcagcttcttccaccCGTTGTTCATCGATACCCGGATATAGGCTCGATGGTCTGTTGGTAATGTGCTCTTTTGCGACGTCTCGGACGCTGATCGCTTCTCCGCCACGGAATATTTAGCCCGAGAATGCAGCGGTAAGGCAGATTCTATGAATCTCGTGGGTTGGCTCCGCTGCGGTAGCGCGTaaacctcatcctcgtcaaagtGGGCAGGGAGACGGCGTACGCGGCTTGGCCGGCTGTTGCGCTCACGGAAATTCGTCGGCGCCGTTGCAATCCGCTCCGCGGCATCCAGATGAGTTTCGCCCACTATTTCCGCTGCAACTTCACTATAGAAGACTTTCCAGTCCTTAAAGTGCTCCAGCAGATATTCCATTCCTATTAACACTTCGCATATGCGTCCATGGCTGTTACCTTTACCCTAGCCCTGCGTCTGTATCGTCTAAAGGTATATAGGTTTGAAAATCTCGTTCACTTCGCCAAGAATCCGCTAGTCTTCGCTggataatatattatctgCCGGTATATGTCTTGATTTGCTTTCCTCCTCTTGAATCGCAAAGAGAAATGCCCTGACGTCTGTCTGCTTTCGCAAAGCCCTCTCAATCATCATGTACGTTGAGTTCCACCGCGTTTCGTTGTTCATGACAACCTCGAGCTCGGCCGTGGATTCCTCGCAGAGCCGATATCCCTCGTAATCCGGCTCCCGAGCTATTCGCTTGAACTGTTCATTCCGCTGCGGCGACGAACGCATAAACTTGACAATATTGCGGAGCTTACCAATGGGGCCCTTTGTGCGCCAATGATCCAGGTCCTGCTCAATAAGGCCGCGCATGCTGTTGATGTCAGACTCCAGCTCGAACGAGTCGGCGTCTTTGCCAAAGAGAAAGGCTCGCGCGACGAGATTGAGCGTGTGCCCATAACATCGCATCCGGCGGGCCTTTATATCAACAGGCCTCATCGATGGATCGAGCTTCTGGTACATGTGGTACAGACAAGTATCGTTTGCCGCCATTTTATCAGAGATGGCACAGCCAACTCGCCCCTCAATCTCCCATTCGTGGACGATGTCGACCAAAAGGAGCACATCCTTCTCGTGCCAACCTCTCTGGTAAGTTTCCCTCGGTAGAGCATTTATGGGCCCACTAACAACGGGTAGAGAACCAAATCCCAGTCGAGGTTGCCCATGAGATGGCGTGCTTATTGTGGTTGTTCAGGAGAATGAAAGCCCATAGTTCATTCTCGATGGCATTGTgggcttcagcttcagagCTCAACTATAACCCTGCCGTCGTCTCTCTCGTGAGCCAGCTTTTCGCCAGTGGATCATGGCGGAAAATAACTGCATTCACAGATGTTGAGAACCGCTTCATGAAGCTCATAGCTGAAGCGAAGAACTGCAATGCTCTTACAGTCTATGGCGAATACCTGTTCCAAGATGGAAAGTATGACAAAGTCGCCACTATGAGCACCAGATTGACGACGCAAAGCCAGAAGACGGGACTGCTGATGCCCCAGTTGATCGATAAAGTGCGCAAATACAGCCATGATTGCAAAGCGATTCGGTGACGTCCAGAGATCGAAGCTAATATGCACCGCTGTCAACGCGTTCCAGAGCTCTGCCTTGATATCTCGATTCGCTTCAAAGTGCCGGTGTATCTCTCTAGTGATAGAGCTACCACTCCACGCTATCTGGACCACTAAATCGCTGTCGAAATGGTTGAAGATCTTCCGAAGGAAACTGTGCTCGAAGATGGTGAATGGCACATCGCTATCAATGACGAACCCAACGCTTAGTTCTTGTATTGCTTTTATTTTCGCTTTTGGTATGACGCTCTGTTCAAGCCGACGCCTTTTGGGTGTTGCACCAGAATAAATATCAATGGCACTTTCATCACCAGGACTTGGCTCACTAGACTGGCTGGCTAGGTGATCCGGTGAGCTCTATGCAGGTCGGTCAGCTGCTGGGTATCTTGTGAACAATATTGAACGGGACAGGTACATGCTTTCGGAGATGATCTGCTGCGGAAGACGTGGCTTGCACCGAGAACTCCGCTGCGCCTTTCATGTCACATCGATTGCACCACCAGACATGACCTATCGGTTGATCTTGATAGTTCAGTTCGACAAGGTCCCGTGCGACCTAATCCagctctttcttctctttgcaGCTTTTCGAGCCAGCAAATCTTCTTGGACGAAGCGACGGTTTTTCCAGGTAATCTTGGGCAGATCTTCAATAGTCGGGTTAGGAGGTAAAGCTGCAACGACTGCCTTTTCCAACTGCTTGGCAACCGTCTTCGGCTGAGACAATCGTGAGAAGACGGAAGAGGGAGGTGTGGGGCAAGGCGTCAACGTTGCTGGCGGAAAGCCAGCTGGCGATGGGGAGAGTGGCGAATTCGACATTTTGCTGATGAAATTCAAAAAAAAAGCATATCTAGAAGGGGCTGTTTTGGTGGCGCGACATGGTTGGGAAACGCGTTCCAGATTGCATACCCGTGGTGGGGGCCTACGCGTTAGAACACGATAGTAAATACTTGATTTTGGGGCTGACACACAGCTATTAGAAAGTAGACCTCCATCTGTGATTATCTGGTGTAGGGTAGTGGTCCGAGAAGATCTGAATTTTCGCCTCGATAGACGATTGCATGATGCATTTGTCATATAACACGTCAACGTTGTTCGTGGAGGGCGCTGTAGACTCCATTCCTTCTGGTTCAGAGCGTCCAGCTGGATCACGGTCGCGGAAGAACGCGATCATGGAGCGCGTCGGCACTGATCTAATAGGGAAAAAAAGCCAAAGGTGGTATGAACTAAGCTATATTAAGGTTAGTGTAAGGGGAAGGGTGAGTCGCATGGAgccccggacgaaaaatataccAGATACATAAATACTAGGCCCAAGCATCCTAGGTGGCAGAAGCCCAATTCTCAAAGTCTTAAATGTGGCAACCATCATCAGACATTACCCCTGAATGTCTTATTACATCGACTGTGGAACAACCAGTGAACCGGATGATTCTTTGCCAATTGCCAATGCTCGTGATTGGTTCGACTATGGCCCAGTCTCCAACGTGGAATGCAATCAGGGATATCGGAATGTCGTTATGACGATTAACGAGCTGAAATTTGAGATCGATCTTGCGTGGGCCGGGAACATCAACCCCGGACGTGAGCTGGAACCATCTGCACGGCTACTAGGCCAAGAAAGGGATGAACAGGGATACAGCACAGTGTCAATAGGCTACCCTAATCGAGAGGTTGTCTCCTCCAGTCTGCTATGGAGAAATGCCGATCCTTGAGGCAACTAAACGTTGACCACAAAGGCCGCACGGGCCGTACCGTTCTTTATCGCATCAAAAGCAATCTGGCGTCCAGGAATGCTGCAACCTTGTTACAATAGCCACAACACCGCAGTTTGGGGGTGCATTTCTGTGATGTAACGAGCGTATTGAGCATGGCCGAGAAAGCTACGGAGCCACATACGGCACTGGAGATGCACCTCTGCTGATATGGTTGAGACACGTCTGGTCTATTGCTGGTATGAGATACTTAGAGGGACATGAAGATAAGGCGTTGGACGCAATGACTGAAAGCCGGCATGCAGATGGTGATGTAAACCGAAGTTCAGAGGCTGTACGTCTAAATGATAACAGAAATAGCACGGAAGTTAGATTGAGATTCTGGTTGGCTTCTGGCCAGGCACGAGGTGAATGAACCCCCTTTGCAATTCGGAAGTATTATGCACCCAGCACTAGAGACGAGAAGGCAAGCGCACGTCCACAGGTGCTAGACTTCTTACATGTACAGCgaccaaaaaaaaaaaaaaaaaaaaaaaaaaagagcCCGCTACCATGGTGCTTGGACCCCCAAAGAATTGAGTTCTCTGGCGCCAATAAAGTTCCGGGTTGATTCCCGGGCGCCCGCCAACATCATCGCGGATAGATGCGCTTAGTAGTTGACGGCCCCCTTCTCCAGAAGTTTAGGTTTCTTATGTCCAACCGCAGCGACGAGAATAGCCATGGTCGACATATACGGCCCATTTGCTCCGAGTTTGTTTTCTGGATCTCTTAACAATTCTCTCACCCCCGCCTATAATTAGAATAAGGGCAGCACAGTGCATTGGGACAGCCAAGGCTGCGAAAAATGTTTTTTTGCTGGGGTCCCTGGAATTTTGTGTATGAGTTTCGTGATTGAGGGTAGGGCACGACGCCACACTAAGCACACCAAAAGACGAACAATTTCGAGCACAAAACGACAAATAATGACGTCGTCTAAGTCATACATGGTCAAGGCAGAGCCCTGCATTTGGGTGAGGCATGCCATTGCGGGAGGGCATCAGAAAAAAACGTTTGCCAAAGTAACGTGTGGTTGTGGAGTTTCCAAGGGCAACGCGCGCCATTTGGTTCGCATACTATCACATCACGTTGCATCAACCACCAAAGGAAAGGCGTGAACAGCCTCAGTCATCGGGCAGTAATGGAAAAATGATACTTTCATTGGTTCATTGTCTCGCCATCTAGGTTTAAGCCTCTCTGACCTGCGCCGCAAGCTTCAACGGGTAAGTCAGAGCGGGTCATAATTCAAGGGATGAGCTGTATTCCGCATTGGGTCCTTTTGTCTTGATAAATGGTATTCATTATGGATGGCTGGCTCGCGGCATTGTTGGAGAAATGCAATAGCATGATATCCGAAACCCAGGTTTCTCGATTGGCTCAGAATAATTATCTAGAGCAGAAGTTTTGTTTCGCGTTTCCAATTGATGTTCTCCCTACCATCGAGGGGGAAAAACTATGCTCACTTAGAATCACGTCGTTTTCCATGAATTGAACCTTGGCCAACACACAGACACATACAGACGCGTGTGCACGGCACTTTTTTACTACCACGATAGAAACGTCGTCACCTGTCTTGGGACTTTCATTTTCACAACACTCCCCTCTCGCTTGCGCCCCATATTGGTTCGAAGGCCACGCTGGAACCTTTCACGTTTTCAGAGACAACCCCCCATGCCTCCCTTCTTTGAGCTTCGCACCTCGTTTTACAGAGTAGCAATTCGGTACAAAGCAGGTTGCTGTAATGCCCAAGATGCAATTATCAATCCACCTTCTGTAATGGCGTGAGTTTGTGTACTACCTTATATGATACTTACAGGCGCATCTGAATTGTATGGCTTGATAACGAACTTTTGCGCGGTAGCATTGGACTGGAAGGATGTCCCTAATCAACCCCACGTCTGGGGCAAGTGTAAAATCTTACCGGGCTGAGTTCTCTTTCCATGTCTTGCCTCGATCTCGACCTCATCCCTTCTCTCGTAATCGCTCCTTACTCCTACCTACTGAAAGCATTGTCTCTAGTTGTACACCCTTTAGAATCATCTCACCGGTCCCTCATCTGTATAGATCTTTTCGTTTCCTCGGTTATGTTTTCGGTTATCTATGTACTCTACAGTACCATTATACTCTAAGTTTGCTTGAATTTGACTTGCAGTCTCAAAATAAAGCCGTTGCTTTGTGTCTTCTTATCTCCCCCACTCTCCCTTCCTTCTCATTGATTGCACTTTCCTAAAGTCAAACCCAAGCGTTTTTTTACCATTTCCCCCTCATCGCGCGAACCCCATGCCCTCTATCTATCGTCTCTTTCATTCATATATTCTTCCCACTtgtctcttttttttaattttatcTCGCCCTCCGActctcttcgtcttcctcctcccgATACTCGATATTATCAAACCTGGGGGCGCTCAACAACTACTACGCTAAACGCCCACTGTAACCGCTTACCCAATACCATCACAGCGGGCGCAGGCATCCGCTATTCAGCCGGTGGCTGAAGTGCCAGGTCAGACCAGACTTGGCCAGTCTTATCGAATCCTCACGAAATTCGTCACCCGCAACTGGGCCTGGAGGGCTCAATCGCTTTAACGTCGCTACGTCTCGACCAGGTTTGGTCTACCATTCATCGTACATATCCACACTCAcagcaccaacaccagcagcaccCAGCTACGCTGCGTACCCCTCCGGTACGCGCCAAACTTCATCATGGTTGCCGTTCTTCTATCAGATGACAACGGTTATTTTGCCGCGTCCGGCCTGCGACGCTCACTTTCTTATTCCAACTTTATCTCTTCGATTTCGCCATATTCCACCACTTCTCACCTGAGCGAGCATTACAAGCCTGCTTCTAAGACTTCCGCCGAATCCAACTTATCATCTGCTCCCTCGTCTCCCCGTACCGTCCACGCCGACTCGGCCGACCTTTCTTATGCATCTACTCCTGCCACCAACCCCTCTATTGTCTCTGGCTACGATGGCACCATTGGTCTTATTGAATCACCTACAGATCACTTCATATTTCCATCCTTTGCGCAAGAGAGGCTCTACGCTTACCCAGAGATCCGTCCTGATATCCACTACGATGATAACCCAGAGCCATCCCCCAGTCCCCGAACAGGTGACTCTTATACCGTCTCTCCTGCAGAACACGAGGCCTCTGAAGAGGCTTGTGATGATACATCAATATCCGAAACACCAGAGCACGAAAAATCCGAACATGCAGAGGATGACACTGCAGTCTCAAGTAGGCCGTCGCGCCAAGTCGATTATCTGTCCAATGAATGGAGAGAGGAGGATATCTGGTCCTCATGGCGATACGTTGTAACATGGAGGAAAGAGTTTCCAAACAGCGCTCGATTGGAAAATGCTTCTTGGAGGGCATGGATGAAGACCAAGAACAATCTCAAGACCATCTCGCCTGAGTCGCTTAATTGGTTTGCCTCCCTGTAGTGCTCCCTTAAGCTCTATTGAAATACTTACATCTACAAGGCTCAAGGATTGTGATGTCACCTGGCTCTATGGCCCTCTGCAGTCGGGACCAAAGAACCTCCACCCTACCCACATAGAGTCCTCGAGTGTGTCGCTGTCAAAGGCCGACTCACTAatcaacctcaacaagaagcccattctgaagaagagaagcatgTATGAAGTTATGCTTCAGCGCTCGCTATCCACGGCCTCATTATTGGAGCAAGCCACCGCAGCTGTGAAGGCCCAGAAGACCCGAGGAATCCCCCAGCTCCACCTCGGTCGTTCGTCAACAGACTACTTCGCCTGCCCATTTGCATCATATCGATTGGGTGGAGAAAAGAGTAGCGTCGCTCCCTCGGTAACATCATCTAGAATCATTTCCTCCAGTTTTGAGCAAAAGCATGTTCATTTCAATGAGCAAGTTGAGCAGTGCATAGCTGTTGAAGCTAAGTATGATAAAGATATGGTCGATGACCACTACGGTTTTGATAGTGACTTGGATGACGGGGTTATGATAAAGCGAGTCAAAACCAAGAGGAGGCCAATATCCCGACACAAGACTTTGAAGTCAAAGCCAGCAGCTGAAGGAAAAACAATTGCGATGCTGCCTTCCACTACCCTCAAATACCGCGAAAACACTCCTGAGCCGCGACAAACTGCCATGAAGCACTCTCGAAGCCCGCTCAAGTCCCCTTACTATTCAAAAGAGACCCTGCGATCTGCCAAGAAGTCAGACAGGTCCTTTTCCGGGGAGGAAGATAATGATGGCAGCCTCGACAATGCGTTGTTGAGCCCCCGTTCAGGGCGGGCGTCAACCCCCAATGCGAATACCAATGGCGATCTGAGCAGGTCTATTCCACAGGGCAGCCTTTGTAAGGAGCCTCCGGGTATGCGACGCACCCCGTCTGGTATCTTTACGCCTTATCTGGAAAGTGAAATACAATCCGGGGATTGCGTATTTGGCCGCGTTATTGACACGGCCAACACTGCTCGCGATATCGCCCATGTTATCTGGAACGTTGGCTGGAAGAAGTAATAATTGTACAGGCGTTCAACTTGCATTTAGCGGCGCAGTTGGCATTTGAACAAGCTCCCAAGCTTGTGACTCATATATTGTGTGCTGAAACGACGCCATCACAATATCAACAGAAGAGAATCTATATATATGAATTTCCGAGAGTAGTTGACATTGACCTGTCATACTACCGCAACCGTCATAACCCAAGGGATAGCACGGGCCGTCGTCACAACGTCATGCTGGAAAGTGGCACCCGATTCGCGTTTCTATCTTTCATACATGGGCACAAAAGCGTGAGACATCGGAAGGGCCCGTTCTTTAGTGTGTTTGGCCGGTTTTTTATCTTCTATGCTTCATACGGGTGTCTGAACACGCAGGTTGAGGGCAAAATCGGTAGTTTAAATCTTCTTGTAATGATAGACTAATTGTTGATTATTTTGGACGGTAAGGAAGtgactggctttatgatgaGCGTGATATCAAGCGGTATAGTGGTTACCAGCTTGGAGAGGCGTGGACGGCCAAAATCAGTtcagcctggaaaccgggaaCGGGTTGCAGCGATTCAAGAGATCAATGCAGAAGGTCAGGCAATCGATCCCTTCATCGTGGTTGCAGGCCAATATCCCCTTGCCAATtggtaccgagaaagcaacctcccggCCACTTGGGCTATTGCTACGAaccaaaatggctggacagataaTGAGACaggtcttgagtggctaaagcactttaatcGATGTACAACTAACCGATCAACTGGTCCCTATCGTCTTCTAATCCTTGATGGTCACGAAAGCGACCATTCGGCCGACTTCCAGATATACTGTGAGGAGAACAATATCATTACGCTCTGTATGCCACCTCATTTGTCCCACCTGCTTCAGCCCCTTGATgtcgggtgctttgggccgctgaaaaaggcttatggtcgagaaatagagcatctgatcagaaGGTCTATAACCCATGTTTCTAAGACTG contains these protein-coding regions:
- a CDS encoding hypothetical protein (At least one base has a quality score < 10) gives rise to the protein MVAVLLSDDNGYFAASGLRRSLSYSNFISSISPYSTTSHLSEHYKPASKTSAESNLSSAPSSPRTVHADSADLSYASTPATNPSIVSGYDGTIGLIESPTDHFIFPSFAQERLYAYPEIRPDIHYDDNPEPSPSPRTGDSYTVSPAEHEASEEACDDTSISETPEHEKSEHAEDDTAVSSRPSRQVDYLSNEWREEDIWSSWRYVVTWRKEFPNSARLENASWRAWMKTKNNLKTISPESLNWLKDCDVTWLYGPLQSGPKNLHPTHIESSSVSLSKADSLINLNKKPILKKRSMYEVMLQRSLSTASLLEQATAAVKAQKTRGIPQLHLGRSSTDYFACPFASYRLGGEKSSVAPSVTSSRIISSSFEQKHVHFNEQVEQCIAVEAKYDKDMVDDHYGFDSDLDDGVMIKRVKTKRRPISRHKTLKSKPAAEGKTIAMLPSTTLKYRENTPEPRQTAMKHSRSPLKSPYYSKETLRSAKKSDRSFSGEEDNDGSLDNALLSPRSGRASTPNANTNGDLSRSIPQGSLCKEPPGMRRTPSGIFTPYLESEIQSGDCVFGRVIDTANTARDIAHVIWNVGWKK